In Tachysurus fulvidraco isolate hzauxx_2018 chromosome 3, HZAU_PFXX_2.0, whole genome shotgun sequence, a single window of DNA contains:
- the popdc3 gene encoding popeye domain-containing protein 3: MESVILLEQNNFTSTEAPLTHPLCTEWNRDPEGSVFHLANILLVLGFMGGSGFYGLIYMFSFMSLGFLCYSFWAWSNPCTTDSFSWAFVLFVISVAQVVHVAYRLRSVTFDKDFQDLYGSMFKKLGVSLIHFGKIVSCCEQEIHTIEKEHYFAVEGKTPIDKLSVLLSGRIRVTVNGEFLHYINPFQFLDSPEWDSLRPSEEGVFQVTLRADDRCTYVAWRRKKLYLLFAKHRYIAKIFALVVRNDIADKLYSLNDRALDAHGFRYDLRLPNFCHTSQAQLEKPHNS; the protein is encoded by the exons ATGGAATCTGTTATTCTTTTGGAGCAGAATAACTTTACCTCAACCGAGGCACCACTGACACATCCGTTGTGCACAGAATGGAACAGAGACCCAGAAGGATCCGTTTTTCATCTCGCTAATATCCTGCTGGTATTAGGCTTCATGGGCGGTAGTGGATTTTACGGATTGATCTATATGTTTAGTTTTATGTCGCTCGGATTTTTGTGCTACTCCTTTTGGGCATGGTCCAATCCGTGCACCACGGACTCGTTTTCGTGGGCttttgttctctttgttatTTCTGTTGCTCAAGTCGTCCATGTTGCATACCGTCTGCGGAGTGTGACTTTTGATAAGGACTTCCAGGATCTCTACGGAAGCATGTTCAAAAAGTTGGGCGTGTCTCTCATTCACTTCGGCAAGATAGTCTCTTGTTGCGAGCAGGAAATCCATACGATCGAAAAAGAGCACTACTTTGCAGTCGAGGGCAAAACTCCTATAGATAAACTCTCTGTTCTGCTCTCCGGGAG AATCCGTGTTACAGTGAATGGAGAATTTCTACACTATATCAACCCTTTCCAGTTCTTGGATTCACCTGAGTGGGATTCACTCAGACCGTCGGAGGAGGGAGTTTTCCAG GTAACACTAAGAGCAGACGATCGCTGCACATATGTCGCTTGGAGACGCAAGAAGTTATATCTGCTCTTTGCCAAACACCGCTATATCGCCAAGATATTTGCGCTGGTGGTGCGCAATGACATCGCCGATAAGCTATACTCGCTGAACGACAGAGCGCTGGACGCACACGGCTTCCGCTATGATCTACGTCTACCAAACTTCTGCCATACGTCTCAGGCACAGTTAGAAAAACCACACAACAGTTAA
- the bves gene encoding blood vessel epicardial substance isoform X1, whose protein sequence is MSGMPDLSMTMSPLDISMTPVYGTTEMAENVTSCQEWEKAHHLLFHLGNLSLVVGLLIPTTVGLHMILLRLLLMTGCCWFIIWAALYRCTLDVLVWNAVFLIVNFMHFFYLLYKRRPIKIDRELRSVYKRMFEPLHVREALFQRLTGQFCTIQTLKKGQVYAAEDKTSVDERLSILLKGKMKVSYRGHFLHNIYTNAFIDSPEFRSTQMNRGEKFQVTITAEENCKYLCWSRERLTYYLESDTFLKEVFRYLIGKDITNKLYSLNDPTLSDKAVKKMERQPSLCSQLSMMQMRNSMASTSDTDDVLNQILRGGSGGSSVQNNPHNKASMTMKPIEEAMEDDVFEGDSADSQNSPEPV, encoded by the exons ATGTCAGGCATGCCAGATTTAAGCATGACCATGAGTCCACTGGACATAAGCATGACACCAGTTTATGGTACCACAGAAATGGCAGAAAATGTCACATCTTGTCAGGAGTGGGAGAAAGCTCATCATCTACTTTTCCATCTGGGCAACCTGAGTTTAGTTGTGGGCCTACTCATTCCAACCACTGTTGGCCTGCACATGATCCTCCTCAGACTTCTACTGATGACAG gttgCTGCTGGTTTATAATCTGGGCTGCTCTGTACAGGTGCACACTAGATGTATTGGTTTGGAATGCTGTGTTTCTCATAGTGAACTTCATGCATTTCTTCTACTTGCTATACAAACGCAGACCT ATTAAGATTGACCGTGAGCTGAGATCAGTGTATAAAAGGATGTTTGAACCCCTGCATGTACGTGAAGCTTTGTTCCAGAGGCTCACTGGTCAGTTCTGCACCATCCAGACTCTTAAGAAAGGCCAAGTGTATGCTGCTGAGGACAAGACCTCAGTGGATGAGCGCCTCAGCATTCTCCTCAAGGGGAA AATGAAGGTGTCATATCGTGGCCATTTTCTTCACAACATTTACACTAATGCCTTTATTGATTCTCCCGAGTTCAGATCAACACAGATGAACAGGGGAGAAAAGTTCCAG GTGACAATCACAGCTGAGGAAAACTGCAAATACCTGTGTTGGTCTAGAGAGAGGCTGACTTACTATCTGGAGTCTGACACATTTCTGAAGGAGGTGTTTAGGTACCTCATTGGCAAGGACATTACTAACAAGCTGTATTCTCTGAACGACCCCACTCTTAGTGACAAG GCGGTAAAGAAAATGGAGAGGCAGCCGAGTTTGTGCTCCCAGCTCTCAATGATGCAGATGAGAAACAGCATGGCCAGCACCAGTGACACAGATGATGTGCTTAATCAGATTCTTAGAGGTGGATCAGGTGGTTCATCTGTTC AAAATAATCCACATAATAAGGCCTCCATGACTATGAAACCAATTGAAGAAGCCATGGAAGATGATGTTTTCGAAGGTGATTCAGCTGACTCCCAAAACAGCCCAGAACCTGTGTAG
- the bves gene encoding blood vessel epicardial substance isoform X2 — MSGMPDLSMTMSPLDISMTPVYGTTEMAENVTSCQEWEKAHHLLFHLGNLSLVVGLLIPTTVGLHMILLRLLLMTGCCWFIIWAALYRCTLDVLVWNAVFLIVNFMHFFYLLYKRRPIKIDRELRSVYKRMFEPLHVREALFQRLTGQFCTIQTLKKGQVYAAEDKTSVDERLSILLKGKMKVSYRGHFLHNIYTNAFIDSPEFRSTQMNRGEKFQVTITAEENCKYLCWSRERLTYYLESDTFLKEVFRYLIGKDITNKLYSLNDPTLSDKAVKKMERQPSLCSQLSMMQMRNSMASTSDTDDVLNQILRGGSENNPHNKASMTMKPIEEAMEDDVFEGDSADSQNSPEPV, encoded by the exons ATGTCAGGCATGCCAGATTTAAGCATGACCATGAGTCCACTGGACATAAGCATGACACCAGTTTATGGTACCACAGAAATGGCAGAAAATGTCACATCTTGTCAGGAGTGGGAGAAAGCTCATCATCTACTTTTCCATCTGGGCAACCTGAGTTTAGTTGTGGGCCTACTCATTCCAACCACTGTTGGCCTGCACATGATCCTCCTCAGACTTCTACTGATGACAG gttgCTGCTGGTTTATAATCTGGGCTGCTCTGTACAGGTGCACACTAGATGTATTGGTTTGGAATGCTGTGTTTCTCATAGTGAACTTCATGCATTTCTTCTACTTGCTATACAAACGCAGACCT ATTAAGATTGACCGTGAGCTGAGATCAGTGTATAAAAGGATGTTTGAACCCCTGCATGTACGTGAAGCTTTGTTCCAGAGGCTCACTGGTCAGTTCTGCACCATCCAGACTCTTAAGAAAGGCCAAGTGTATGCTGCTGAGGACAAGACCTCAGTGGATGAGCGCCTCAGCATTCTCCTCAAGGGGAA AATGAAGGTGTCATATCGTGGCCATTTTCTTCACAACATTTACACTAATGCCTTTATTGATTCTCCCGAGTTCAGATCAACACAGATGAACAGGGGAGAAAAGTTCCAG GTGACAATCACAGCTGAGGAAAACTGCAAATACCTGTGTTGGTCTAGAGAGAGGCTGACTTACTATCTGGAGTCTGACACATTTCTGAAGGAGGTGTTTAGGTACCTCATTGGCAAGGACATTACTAACAAGCTGTATTCTCTGAACGACCCCACTCTTAGTGACAAG GCGGTAAAGAAAATGGAGAGGCAGCCGAGTTTGTGCTCCCAGCTCTCAATGATGCAGATGAGAAACAGCATGGCCAGCACCAGTGACACAGATGATGTGCTTAATCAGATTCTTAGAGGTGGATCAG AAAATAATCCACATAATAAGGCCTCCATGACTATGAAACCAATTGAAGAAGCCATGGAAGATGATGTTTTCGAAGGTGATTCAGCTGACTCCCAAAACAGCCCAGAACCTGTGTAG
- the bves gene encoding blood vessel epicardial substance isoform X3: protein MSGMPDLSMTMSPLDISMTPVYGTTEMAENVTSCQEWEKAHHLLFHLGNLSLVVGLLIPTTVGLHMILLRLLLMTGCCWFIIWAALYRCTLDVLVWNAVFLIVNFMHFFYLLYKRRPIKIDRELRSVYKRMFEPLHVREALFQRLTGQFCTIQTLKKGQVYAAEDKTSVDERLSILLKGKMKVSYRGHFLHNIYTNAFIDSPEFRSTQMNRGEKFQVTITAEENCKYLCWSRERLTYYLESDTFLKEVFRYLIGKDITNKLYSLNDPTLSDKAVKKMERQPSLCSQLSMMQMRNSMASTSDTDDVLNQILRGGSALTSDRT from the exons ATGTCAGGCATGCCAGATTTAAGCATGACCATGAGTCCACTGGACATAAGCATGACACCAGTTTATGGTACCACAGAAATGGCAGAAAATGTCACATCTTGTCAGGAGTGGGAGAAAGCTCATCATCTACTTTTCCATCTGGGCAACCTGAGTTTAGTTGTGGGCCTACTCATTCCAACCACTGTTGGCCTGCACATGATCCTCCTCAGACTTCTACTGATGACAG gttgCTGCTGGTTTATAATCTGGGCTGCTCTGTACAGGTGCACACTAGATGTATTGGTTTGGAATGCTGTGTTTCTCATAGTGAACTTCATGCATTTCTTCTACTTGCTATACAAACGCAGACCT ATTAAGATTGACCGTGAGCTGAGATCAGTGTATAAAAGGATGTTTGAACCCCTGCATGTACGTGAAGCTTTGTTCCAGAGGCTCACTGGTCAGTTCTGCACCATCCAGACTCTTAAGAAAGGCCAAGTGTATGCTGCTGAGGACAAGACCTCAGTGGATGAGCGCCTCAGCATTCTCCTCAAGGGGAA AATGAAGGTGTCATATCGTGGCCATTTTCTTCACAACATTTACACTAATGCCTTTATTGATTCTCCCGAGTTCAGATCAACACAGATGAACAGGGGAGAAAAGTTCCAG GTGACAATCACAGCTGAGGAAAACTGCAAATACCTGTGTTGGTCTAGAGAGAGGCTGACTTACTATCTGGAGTCTGACACATTTCTGAAGGAGGTGTTTAGGTACCTCATTGGCAAGGACATTACTAACAAGCTGTATTCTCTGAACGACCCCACTCTTAGTGACAAG GCGGTAAAGAAAATGGAGAGGCAGCCGAGTTTGTGCTCCCAGCTCTCAATGATGCAGATGAGAAACAGCATGGCCAGCACCAGTGACACAGATGATGTGCTTAATCAGATTCTTAGAGGTGGATCAG CTCTGACCTCAGATCGTACCTGA